A region of Allocoleopsis franciscana PCC 7113 DNA encodes the following proteins:
- a CDS encoding TVP38/TMEM64 family protein, which yields MTLSRRLKTPRLWLAIAFLVLCLLCCFTPLKGLFNQQFLVQQLHRCGNWAVYLFVLIYTLATVLGVPGTVLTIAGSVVFGLVWGTFLSVVGATLGAIGAFGVARYLLRNWAVRRFGHHKALVRFNQAVIDKPLAFVLSVRFAPISPFNVVNFLFGLTSIPWVYYAVGTFLGIIPGTLAYAWLGVAGKEALRGGDRLPFFIALSFLALLSVLPLAMKKK from the coding sequence ATGACTCTGAGCAGACGGCTGAAAACTCCTCGATTGTGGCTAGCGATCGCCTTTTTGGTACTGTGCCTGTTGTGTTGCTTCACGCCTTTAAAAGGCTTGTTTAATCAGCAATTCCTCGTGCAGCAGTTGCACCGATGCGGTAACTGGGCTGTCTATTTATTCGTACTCATTTACACTCTAGCCACAGTTTTAGGAGTTCCGGGGACGGTTCTCACCATTGCTGGTAGCGTCGTTTTTGGTTTAGTCTGGGGGACTTTTTTGTCGGTAGTAGGTGCCACGCTGGGAGCGATTGGAGCCTTTGGGGTGGCGCGTTACTTGCTGCGGAATTGGGCGGTTCGCCGCTTTGGACATCACAAGGCATTGGTACGGTTCAATCAAGCGGTAATTGACAAACCTTTGGCTTTTGTCTTATCAGTGCGCTTTGCTCCCATTTCTCCATTTAATGTCGTCAATTTCCTATTTGGTCTGACCTCTATCCCTTGGGTTTATTATGCCGTTGGTACGTTCTTGGGCATTATCCCTGGAACCTTGGCTTATGCATGGCTGGGAGTAGCTGGGAAAGAGGCTTTGCGGGGAGGCGATCGCCTCCCTTTTTTCATCGCGCTAAGTTTTTTGGCTCTTCTTTCTGTATTACCTTTAGCAATGAAGAAAAAATAA
- a CDS encoding EAL domain-containing protein — translation MLNCVETLLSDGVLMIQQPWVFWTPKLSWLQISSHSLIVLFYYSISILVFYFLFQRKALFYAGSWMLFGTFTLTSGTVELMNGWTVGYLHPWLASLSEAIAVAMLLSTVLLVALLLSKVLAKPDSAHPQASLQNQLDVNTTHAAASETPAVAVTEESALVAENSMLQQNQTQPLNIDWEQQINEQIAQLQRNHPQLNGDIPGRVRWLEELGLLQSLSTLISDAPDFHSALCMALRLVCEVTNWDYGEAWLPRPDDRVLECTPAWYSKTPTLEPFRFSSQKLTLPPNMGLPGRVWTSRRPLWIEDISALTDTSMVRPQAQVAGLKAGFGVPILMGDRVLAVLTFFITQSRAEDDQLVELVSAVATQLGLVMQRKQLEEELRQERDFSKTLIETSSAFFVAVDAQGRILMMNQAFLNAVGYTLVEVLGADYLLTFARQCDRKLLYKNFKQLVKSRQPILKENYVLTKDGRELLVEWRGKSIFRHSPAEAGNEEELDLLFGVGIDITERKQLEQELRHSEERYRAVVEDQTDLICRFIADGTITFVNDAYCRYFGKTREELLGSNLLQMIPGSYRQKTQKHIASLSLKNPVATREYQILMPDGETHCLQWTDRVIVDPEAKKRGELHLSGSSQCSSTPGYDPIVEFQSVGRDVTERRRSEHETARLASIALLSPNPIVETDLAGNVRYLNPEAMRLLPDLQEMGAEHPFLTGVPSMTTVLQRKGSMRRELKIGEIYYEQVLHYLEEIECFRIYAFDISDRKQAEQQLIHNAFYDQLTGLPNRALFMDRLKQAMRRARQSRRSDSRGVPYLFAVLFLNLNRFKLVNDSLGNEVGDQVLQEFAQRLQMCLRATDTVARLGADEFTILLEGIQDVNDATRVAELIHETLSTPFELNDCSNQNSSEDTASGNREVFMTLSMGIALNTNHDEQPEDLLRNANLAMYRARSPVALRGTQSQGKAHYEVFDAAMHEIAVERLQIETDLRRAIEREEFRVYYQPIVSLSTGSIIGFEALLRWQHPQRGLISPNGFISTAEETGLISPIGWWTLREACHQLKQWQEQFPSAKPLTMNVNLSCKQFTQSDLLEQIDTILQEAQPAVGSLKLEITESVVMENPDWVKDVLLELKKRMIPLCIDDFGTGYSSLSRLHHFPISTLKIDRSFISRIGALGENSEIVQAIVTLAQTLSMDVVAEGIEVSEQVSPLLALQCEYGQGYFFSKPVDSEAARALLMAEWEQRKEEVGNG, via the coding sequence ATGTTGAACTGCGTTGAAACTCTGTTATCTGACGGAGTACTGATGATCCAACAGCCTTGGGTTTTCTGGACACCAAAGCTGAGTTGGCTCCAGATTTCTTCTCATTCATTAATTGTCTTATTTTACTACTCGATTTCCATCCTAGTATTCTACTTTTTGTTCCAGCGCAAGGCTCTGTTTTATGCCGGAAGTTGGATGCTGTTTGGGACTTTTACCCTGACGAGCGGCACCGTTGAATTAATGAATGGATGGACAGTAGGGTACCTTCATCCTTGGCTAGCATCGCTAAGCGAAGCCATCGCCGTAGCCATGCTATTGTCCACCGTACTCCTCGTGGCGCTGTTACTCTCCAAAGTCCTAGCAAAGCCTGACTCTGCTCACCCCCAAGCCTCGCTACAAAATCAACTTGACGTGAATACTACTCACGCCGCCGCTTCAGAGACTCCAGCCGTAGCCGTAACAGAAGAGTCAGCACTTGTGGCAGAAAATAGTATGTTGCAACAAAATCAAACTCAACCCCTGAACATTGATTGGGAACAACAAATCAACGAGCAGATCGCACAGTTGCAGCGAAACCATCCCCAATTAAACGGTGACATTCCTGGGCGAGTCCGTTGGTTAGAAGAACTCGGTCTGTTACAGTCACTCAGTACCCTGATCAGCGACGCTCCCGATTTTCATTCAGCACTGTGTATGGCGCTGCGCTTAGTGTGTGAAGTCACAAACTGGGACTATGGCGAAGCGTGGCTCCCTCGCCCCGACGACCGTGTTTTAGAATGTACTCCGGCTTGGTATAGCAAAACCCCAACACTAGAACCGTTCAGATTCTCCAGCCAAAAGCTGACGTTGCCCCCCAATATGGGTTTGCCAGGACGAGTATGGACTTCACGGCGACCTCTTTGGATTGAAGATATTTCGGCCTTAACCGATACGTCGATGGTTCGCCCCCAGGCTCAAGTGGCGGGACTGAAGGCGGGGTTTGGAGTCCCCATCCTGATGGGCGATCGCGTCTTGGCGGTTCTCACCTTTTTCATCACCCAATCTCGTGCGGAAGATGACCAATTGGTGGAACTGGTGTCGGCTGTAGCAACCCAATTAGGGTTAGTGATGCAGCGCAAGCAGTTAGAAGAAGAACTGCGCCAAGAACGAGACTTTAGCAAAACCCTGATTGAAACCAGTTCTGCCTTTTTTGTAGCGGTGGATGCTCAAGGCAGAATACTCATGATGAATCAAGCCTTCCTCAATGCCGTGGGTTATACCTTGGTTGAGGTTTTGGGGGCTGATTATTTATTGACGTTTGCACGCCAGTGCGATCGCAAGTTGCTCTACAAAAACTTTAAGCAACTGGTGAAATCGAGGCAACCCATCCTGAAAGAAAACTACGTCCTCACCAAGGATGGACGAGAGCTTTTAGTGGAGTGGCGGGGGAAATCCATCTTCAGGCATTCCCCGGCAGAGGCAGGGAACGAGGAGGAACTGGATTTATTGTTTGGTGTCGGCATTGATATCACCGAACGCAAGCAATTAGAGCAGGAACTCCGCCACAGTGAGGAGCGATATCGTGCGGTTGTGGAAGACCAAACCGATCTCATCTGTCGATTTATCGCGGATGGCACCATTACCTTCGTCAACGACGCCTATTGCCGTTATTTTGGCAAAACCCGCGAGGAACTCCTCGGCAGCAATTTGTTGCAAATGATTCCCGGTTCGTATCGGCAAAAGACCCAAAAGCACATCGCCAGCCTGAGTTTGAAAAACCCAGTCGCCACCAGAGAATACCAAATTCTCATGCCTGACGGCGAAACTCACTGCCTACAGTGGACAGATCGGGTGATTGTTGACCCAGAAGCCAAAAAACGCGGAGAATTGCACTTATCCGGTTCATCCCAGTGTTCCTCAACACCGGGATATGACCCCATCGTTGAGTTTCAATCCGTGGGACGGGATGTGACAGAACGCCGCCGCTCAGAACACGAAACCGCACGGCTGGCATCAATCGCACTCCTCAGCCCTAACCCCATTGTGGAAACGGATTTAGCCGGTAACGTTCGTTATCTGAATCCAGAAGCCATGCGATTGTTACCCGATTTACAAGAAATGGGTGCAGAACATCCGTTTCTCACCGGAGTCCCCTCAATGACTACGGTACTGCAACGCAAAGGTTCCATGCGGCGGGAACTCAAAATCGGTGAGATTTATTATGAACAAGTCCTGCATTATTTAGAAGAAATTGAGTGCTTTCGCATCTATGCCTTTGATATTAGCGATCGCAAACAGGCCGAACAACAATTAATTCATAATGCCTTTTACGACCAACTCACAGGGCTACCAAACCGGGCTTTATTTATGGATCGCTTGAAGCAAGCGATGCGACGTGCCAGACAGAGTCGTAGGAGTGACTCACGCGGCGTGCCTTATTTGTTTGCTGTCCTGTTTCTCAACCTGAATCGCTTTAAGTTAGTCAACGACAGCTTAGGAAACGAGGTGGGGGATCAGGTGCTCCAGGAATTTGCCCAGCGTCTCCAGATGTGCCTGCGGGCTACAGATACTGTAGCCCGCCTCGGAGCAGATGAGTTTACGATTCTTTTGGAAGGGATTCAGGATGTCAATGACGCTACACGGGTGGCAGAGTTGATTCATGAAACGCTGAGTACACCCTTTGAGCTTAATGATTGCTCTAACCAAAACTCCTCCGAGGACACCGCCAGTGGCAATCGCGAAGTGTTCATGACACTCAGCATGGGAATTGCTCTTAATACGAATCATGACGAGCAACCGGAAGACCTGCTCCGCAATGCTAACCTGGCGATGTATCGGGCGCGATCGCCTGTAGCACTGCGCGGAACGCAATCGCAAGGCAAAGCTCACTATGAAGTCTTTGACGCTGCCATGCACGAGATTGCTGTCGAGCGATTGCAGATTGAAACTGACTTGCGGCGAGCGATTGAACGGGAAGAATTTCGAGTTTACTATCAACCCATTGTGTCTCTCTCCACCGGCAGCATTATTGGATTTGAAGCTTTGTTACGCTGGCAGCATCCACAACGCGGCTTAATTTCTCCCAATGGATTCATCTCCACCGCCGAAGAAACGGGACTGATTAGCCCTATTGGTTGGTGGACGTTGCGGGAAGCTTGTCATCAACTCAAACAGTGGCAGGAGCAATTTCCGTCTGCCAAGCCATTAACAATGAACGTCAATCTTTCTTGCAAGCAGTTTACTCAATCGGATTTACTCGAACAAATTGACACCATACTTCAGGAGGCTCAACCCGCCGTCGGTAGTTTAAAGCTGGAGATTACAGAAAGTGTGGTTATGGAAAATCCGGATTGGGTGAAAGATGTCTTACTCGAACTCAAAAAAAGGATGATTCCGCTGTGCATTGATGACTTTGGTACAGGCTATTCTTCCTTAAGTCGGTTACATCATTTTCCAATTAGTACCCTAAAAATTGACCGTTCATTTATTAGCCGGATTGGGGCATTAGGAGAAAATTCAGAAATTGTCCAAGCGATCGTAACGTTGGCTCAAACTCTGAGTATGGATGTTGTAGCAGAGGGAATTGAGGTTTCAGAACAGGTGTCACCTCTGCTGGCATTGCAATGTGAATATGGGCAGGGATATTTCTTCTCTAAACCGGTGGATAGTGAGGCGGCGAGAGCACTTTTGATGGCGGAATGGGAGCAACGGAAGGAAGAAGTGGGTAATGGGTAA
- the arsS gene encoding arsenosugar biosynthesis radical SAM (seleno)protein ArsS (Some members of this family are selenoproteins.), which produces MTQIEAPAVTPFRTKLNSPLTKNRITVLQINLGKRCNLACTHCHVDAGPKRTEELSPEICHQIIDLIHRFPQIKIVDLTGGAPEMNYGFKPIVEAARETGKEVIVRSNLTIYFEPGFDYLPEYFAENQLKVVASLPCYLEDNVDKMRGNGVYNDSIRAIQWLNQLGYGKDPNLIIDLVYNPPLPLSDKFSLTPNQVKLEQDYKKFLKEHFDIQFNQLFTITNLPVGRSKFHLQRTKLYSPYLRFLEDNYNASTIEHLMCRDELSIDYLGNVYDCDFNQMENLGAKSRTGETLTVGKLLEAGSLDLIDQIRTASYCYGCTAGCGSSCGGALV; this is translated from the coding sequence ATGACTCAGATAGAAGCGCCAGCAGTAACGCCATTTAGAACCAAACTGAATTCACCCTTAACTAAAAACAGAATTACTGTTTTACAGATTAATTTAGGCAAGCGTTGTAATTTGGCTTGTACTCACTGCCACGTAGACGCTGGCCCCAAACGCACCGAAGAACTTTCACCGGAAATTTGCCATCAAATCATTGACCTGATTCATCGCTTTCCTCAAATTAAGATAGTTGACCTGACGGGTGGCGCACCGGAGATGAACTATGGATTTAAACCAATTGTTGAGGCAGCACGGGAAACGGGCAAGGAAGTCATTGTCCGCTCCAATTTGACGATTTATTTTGAACCCGGATTCGACTATCTTCCTGAATATTTTGCCGAAAATCAATTAAAAGTAGTGGCATCATTGCCTTGCTATTTAGAAGACAATGTGGATAAAATGCGAGGGAATGGTGTCTATAATGATTCTATTCGTGCTATTCAATGGCTCAATCAGTTAGGCTATGGGAAAGACCCCAATTTAATTATTGATTTGGTGTATAATCCGCCACTCCCATTGAGTGATAAATTTTCTTTAACTCCCAATCAGGTTAAGTTAGAACAGGATTACAAAAAGTTCTTGAAAGAACATTTTGATATTCAATTTAACCAGCTATTTACAATTACAAATCTACCTGTGGGTAGAAGTAAGTTTCATTTGCAACGAACCAAGTTATATTCTCCTTATCTCAGGTTTCTAGAGGACAATTACAATGCAAGTACAATAGAACATTTGATGTGTCGTGATGAACTCTCGATTGATTATCTGGGCAATGTCTACGATTGCGACTTTAACCAAATGGAAAATCTAGGAGCGAAGTCTCGCACTGGGGAAACATTGACGGTGGGGAAGCTCTTAGAAGCGGGTAGTTTAGACTTAATTGATCAGATTCGCACGGCTTCCTATTGCTATGGTTGCACAGCGGGTTGTGGTTCGAGTTGTGGGGGTGCTTTGGTTTAG